Proteins encoded by one window of Salvia splendens isolate huo1 chromosome 5, SspV2, whole genome shotgun sequence:
- the LOC121801878 gene encoding uncharacterized protein LOC121801878, with the protein MECNRDEAVRAKEIAKRLFLARDMKGAKKFALKAQNLYPELEGISQMVMTLEIYIAAEEEKLNGESNWYGVLGLTPLADDDLIKKQYRKLALQLHPDKNRSIGAEGAFQFIAQAWNLLSDKSMRTAYDQRCGRLFQQRNKGKNEGPSPEGTQNGFYNFPNTAQKGNNSKRNPSAVPHPPRKKERHTFWTVCHRCKMQYEYLRMYLNHNLLCPNCHEAYFAVEIDPPSSMKSSKIPQSSNSQRRKSQQASDACKNNSGTHHATGNNGSNPNNFQWVPFGENGDGPSAVKAAKMVHQAYEKVKRERQKAQAAARKEEALRRKNVGSKRTMGGEAFRNSEPSKRRKVAEDCGVNKDKMKQANCESGISQQVNISGCKQDNFPKCESSHNAIRHVDANHLVMEKARDEIQIKLKEYISAPVVRNVTSEDNLINKKQNESSIKADILGPLNRWGFRSSDSYLDEKVVEQMCIDVLEPDFHDFDKSRTENCFGANQVWAVYDDDDGMPRNFALIQNVISLNPFKVTISWLNSTTHSRLGQGSWFVSGFTSTYGEFGVGRHEICDSINCFSHQARWTKYSSKTILIYPRKGDVWALYRNWSPEWNELTEHRLMLKYDLVEVLEDCDEELGTIVIPLVKVAGFKAVFHQHFDPREIRRIPKEELSCFSHHVPSHLLTGQEGSKSPKGCLELDPAAIPPQFLQVMSDIETIELVESDEEIETVKAIDCDEEIETVKAVDCIEEIETVKAVDCDEEVETVKAVDCDEEVETVKAVDCDPITSSNVVEVSEDEKMECP; encoded by the coding sequence ATGGAGTGCAACAGAGATGAGGCCGTGAGAGCGAAGGAAATTGCCAAGAGGCTGTTTTTGGCAAGGGACATGAAGGGGGCGAAGAAGTTCGCTCTCAAAGCTCAGAATTTGTATCCTGAACTAGAGGGCATTTCTCAAATGGTGATGACGCTTGAGATCTATATTGCCGCTGAAGAGGAGAAATTGAATGGAGAATCGAATTGGTATGGCGTGCTTGGTTTGACGCCTTTAGCTGATGATGACTTGATAAAGAAACAGTATCGGAAACTGGCTCTTCAGCTTCATCCTGATAAAAATAGGTCTATCGGGGCTGAAGGGGCGTTTCAGTTTATTGCCCAAGCATGGAATTTATTGTCGGATAAGTCCATGAGGACAGCGTACGATCAGAGGTGCGGTAGGCTATTTCAGCAGAGAAATAAAGGTAAGAATGAGGGTCCTTCGCCAGAGGGAACACAAAATGGATTCTACAACTTTCCAAACACTGCTCAAAAGGGTAACAACAGTAAAAGGAATCCTTCAGCTGTTCCTCATCCACCTCGCAAGAAGGAACGCCACACATTTTGGACGGTCTGCCATCGTTGTAAAATGCAATATGAATATCTTAGAATGTATCTTAATCACAACCTTCTCTGCCCCAATTGCCATGAGGCCTACTTTGCTGTTGAAATTGATCCTCCATCTTCTATGAAGAGTTCAAAGATACCTCAGTCAAGCAATTCTCAGCGACGGAAGAGCCAGCAGGCATCTGATGCTTGTAAAAATAACTCAGGCACTCATCACGCAACAGGCAATAATGGGTCCAATCCGAATAATTTCCAGTGGGTCCCTTTTGGTGAGAACGGTGATGGCCCATCTGCTGTTAAAGCTGCTAAAATGGTCCACCAGGCTTATGAGAAAGTCAAACGGGAAAGGCAGAAAGCACAAGCTGCTGCAAGAAAAGAGGAGGCATTGCGACGGAAAAATGTTGGGTCCAAAAGGACAATGGGTGGGGAAGCCTTCAGGAACTCTGAACCTTCCAAGAGAAGAAAAGTGGCAGAAGATTGTGGTGTCAATAAAGACAAAATGAAACAGGCGAACTGCGAAAGTGGCATCTCACAGCAAGTAAATATTTCTGGCTGTAAGCAGGATAATTTTCCGAAATGTGAAAGCAGTCATAATGCCATACGCCATGTTGATGCCAACCATCTAGTGATGGAGAAGGCTCGTGATGAAATACAAATAAAACTCAAGGAGTACATCTCAGCTCCTGTGGTGAGGAATGTGACCAGTGAGGATAACCTTATAAATAAGAAACAAAATGAAAGTTCAATCAAAGCTGATATTCTTGGTCCTCTGAATAGATGGGGTTTCAGGTCTTCGGACTCTTATCTGGATGAGAAAGTGGTTGAACAAATGTGCATCGATGTCCTGGAACCTGATTTCCATGATTTTGATAAGAGCAGAACAGAGAACTGTTTTGGTGCCAACCAAGTTTGGGCTGTGTACGATGATGATGACGGGATGCCCCGGAACTTTGCCCTGATTCAGAATGTTATATCTCTAAATCCCTTCAAGGTGACTATAAGCTGGCTCAATTCCACAACCCACAGCAGACTAGGACAAGGAAGCTGGTTTGTAAGTGGTTTTACGAGTACATATGGGGAGTTTGGAGTTGGCAGACATGAAATTTGTGACTCAATAAACTGTTTCTCACACCAGGCCAGGTGGACAAAATACTCTTCTAAGACCATTTTAATATATCCTCGAAAAGGAGATGTTTGGGCTTTGTACAGGAATTGGTCCCCGGAGTGGAATGAGCTCACCGAACACAGATTAATGCTCAAATACGACTTGGTTGAAGTACTTGAAGACTGCGATGAGGAGCTGGGCACAATAGTCATCCCCTTAGTTAAAGTTGCTGGCTTTAAAGCTGTTTTCCATCAGCATTTTGATCCCAGGGAAATACGAAGGATCCCGAAGGAAGAACTTTCTTGTTTTTCTCACCATGTCCCTTCCCATTTGCTTACAGGCCAAGAAGGATCGAAGTCGCCTAAAGGTTGTCTTGAGTTGGATCCAGCTGCCATTCCTCCTCAATTTCTTCAAGTTATGTCGGACATTGAAACAATTGAGCTAgtggagagtgatgaggagatCGAAACAGTGAAGGCAATTGATTGCGATGAGGAGATCGAAACAGTGAAGGCAGTTGATTGTATTGAGGAGATCGAAACAGTGAAGGCAGTTGATTGTGATGAGGAGGTCGAAACAGTGAAGGCAGTTGATTGTGATGAGGAGGTCGAAACAGTGAAGGCAGTTGATTGTGATCCTATTACCAGTTCAAATGTGGTAGAAGTTTCAGAAGATGAGAAAATGGAATGTCCTTAG